In the genome of Raphanus sativus cultivar WK10039 chromosome 9, ASM80110v3, whole genome shotgun sequence, the window ACTGAAGATTTTAGTATTCACCTCTGTGCATGAGTAGATCAAGGAACATTTCAAATTTATGAAAGAAGGCACCAAGAAGTTCTTCTCTTTTAAACAAGCAACAAGAATACCTTCTAAAAGATGTTTACAAAGCCATCGAACTTGTAAGTAGTAGAAGTAGTAATGTCTATTACCAGCACTAACATTGAACTTCTTTGATCTGTATGTTGAGGTACCACTCctgatattaataattttaagcTCAGAGGTCAATATTGATATTAAGGATCCATGAAAACATCTAAAAGAATTACTTATCACCTTCTTGTCACAAACAGACTTCACTGCCTCCATCACAGCAAGAGCTACTACATACTGAATCAAAGGCATATAGAGTACAAGAATACTCAAGGCAACCCTTTCGAGACTCCAACACATTCTTTGAACCGCCTGCAATAACAGACTTTCAGTTTTCCAAATTATCCTGAGTGGTGCTATCTAAATCCAACATTGGTAAAATGACTCTTTCTTTACTTATCGCCCACAAACTTCCTTTTCTTATCGCCCCGAGTCTTTctactataaaaggaaaaggaTGGATGGCTTTAGATCCTAAAACAAACGCATATATCTAAAGATTCAAACTTCGGTTACAGATTCAAATACTCGAACCTAGATGAAACCAAGTTTGTTTATAGGGTAGTTTGGTaagtttagttttttattaaCAGATCCTTTGTGCGGCAATCATGCTAGTATCAtaagtttctttttaattttgtttaaattgaaataattcCATAATAATGAGTGTGGATCAGCTATTACCACTATATTTTAATGTCTTCAGCCTAGAGAACCATTTTTAAACACTTGTTcatcatataaatttaaacatgtttttgtaTAGAAATGGCAGAACGATATAAGAGACAGTATTATAGAAAAGCAAAACGATATAGAGAGACAGTATTAGATATGCCAATAGCACGGGATTACTCAAGTCTCATGTTTTATAAACTTGTTTCTCATATGAATTTAAAAATGTCTTTTTTGGTCTAGAAATGGCCAAATAGAGTTTTCAGAAAAGTTAGACAATAAAGACTATACCAATAGACCGGGTTACATACTATAATTAAATTACCCCATCAATAGACCGGTGGATTACTCACAAACCCATGTCTTCATCAACCCAAGCTTCCATCGCCTCCTCTTCGTCAGTAAAACCCATGTTTTCTTCAACCCAAGCTCCCAACGCTTCCTCTTCGTCACTAGAGAAACCTTGATATTaacagaagaaagaaaaaatcagaaaagtgaaataaacaaatataatagaaaatagacaGCTGATTACCATCATCACTATCATATTCGAATTGATCTCCAGGTTCtacacacaaaaaaatgaaattagtaaaatgaataaataactaaatcatataataggtaaacaaaagaaattacCTGTAAAAAACTGGACATAACCACCAACAGGAATCGATACAATGCAATGATTGTAAACCTTGAAAGGAGGAAAGGTAACAAATACCCTTCCTTGAACAAGACTTACTAACCCACCATGAGGGAATAAAACACAATCATCATCGGGAACATATCTGTAATCCTCATCTCCACGAAGCAAGTAGTTGATCCCACCAGTAATCACACAATCAGAGCAAGGATAAAACCTAAAGGTATTACCATAAGTACCAAAAGgaactttcaaaccgatcatgCCACTGTTACAacctgatttaaaaaaaaaaaaaaattaattgtcaAACACCACGACGGTAACCAGCTAACACATTCAATAATAAAcctgtaataaaaattaaaaataatattagtacCTTCAGTAGCAGATCCGATACGGGGAACGACTGGATCATCGAAAACTTCCACGGGATCCATTGGATCCACCTCTGCGGGAACCATTGGATCCGCGGTGACAACAGGATCCACATCAGCAACTGTGAAATATTTTaacacgtatatatatataaaacagaaataCTTACCAAAACTCTgagtgaaaaaaaaactgtaaaaatcaaaagaatatAACTACCTTCAGAAGCAGATCCGCCACCGGCAAACGCATGATCAACTTGAACGACGGGACCAACGGTGGGATCCGCAAGAGCAACGTGATTCGCCGGAGGAACGGGAACAACTGGGGCTTGAACACCTTCGGAGAAATTTCAAAGCGTTATTATAAACAAAGTAAGATTCAAAACTGTGTGATTAAGGAAAAGAAACCTCTACGTCTGGCGGCGCGACGAAGAAACATCTGTTTAGAAATCCTCATTTTTGCTTTAGCTAGTGGGAGGGAAAAAATCTAAGGCAGCAATAGTATTTATAGAAGATTAGAGAGAGCGGTAGTTTTTtcgataaagaaaacaaataatcgAAAAACATTTGAATTTCAAATTTGTGGATTCGGCGGGCTTACGAAAATCAAAGCGGTTAAACAACTTCGCTGTAAACGTACCATTTGATATTGAACtgtaaaatttataacaaaaagaatTTCTCCTTTATAAAAACAAGcgattttctttgtttttttcttttttcctcaaatttaattatattgatgATACTAGATAGTCCTGATGCAAAGCAATCAGTGATTACAAAAGGAACATACACATAATATTCAAATACACAACTGAAAGACAAGTCTTGAGACGCAAGTATGTCTGCTGGATTTCCAAAGACAAAGAAATTCTTAAAATctgaggaaaaaaaacattttaaatataataaagatgaaaaggtataagcaaaaaaaaataggcAACTGTGTAAGATCCTTTATCAAAATTGAAGACTTCAATCTGATCTGAgcaatataaacaaaataaaaaaaaaacttattttttaagaaaacattaaaaatctGCATTTCAGCTTCCTCACTTCATCATATGGGCTTTATATTGGTTTTAATAATATCCAGACCAGCTCATGATTTTCTTCGTAGACCAGTCCATCTATGAGAACCAacttacttttttcttttatacaaCTTATCCGGTTAGCCCCACTATTTTGTAAGcggaaaaaaatatgataccAGGAAATCACTTTTTCTGTTAAAAAAGAACTCTTTTGTGTTATTACATGCGTATAGTTTAAATTCTTTATGCTAAATGTCTTTTAGcgttaagttttatttttagttttaaatttgtgaaataaaacaaaatctttAATTTGAGAAGTTAATATATTGATATTGTAGATTTGAAAATGCGAAAACAGTACttttccaaaacaaaattgatagAATATCTCATCTTTAATCGAaaactagagtttgacccgccctttcaaagggcTGATAAGAATTTATTGACTAGACCAATCTCAAACATTTAACAAATGAAGAAGATCAATACATAGGATATAgtgtttgttttttggttttggttttaggttGTTTTATTCTTTGGATATCGATTTCAGTTTgattatagttttttcttttttttggttcaagagTTATATAAACCGTTcagttatttatgaaaataacttAATATAATTATACTTGTGTTTATCCGACCCGGATCTATGGGCTTAGTTTTTTTCCAAAGTTTTATTTactgaaaattagaaatttcatacatgtatttttattaaaaattgcttttatagatacataaattaaaattaataaatataatttgtttaaaataagataactCATTTACAAAACCagtcattattaattttacttatatttaaaactgtaaattatagtaaaaatatttttaatttttatattgatcaaaatttattttattattatataaataaaatatacttcattCAACCCGTATCATACTATAtcgaattattttttaatactcaaattaaatatgtaattattttcttttatatatatcttactttaatatttttatttaatacgtTGAAGTATGTGGTAAAATTCATGAATGTGTgttattctttaatttttatgatttataaaataataaatttaattaagttactttatatttattagttgatgtattaatttaattatgaatataaacattatgggaatattattttttttattctattatgaaagaattaatatttgttaataatttatttatataaattacgaattttattatttaaaataaatattaaaaagaatttatgtttacatcttaaataaaaagacattaaatatattttataataaaatcttaagaaaataatactTGACAATAtcttttagatatcttattttgaaaatattattaagttagttgtaaaagaaaaaatagaaagttaaattaattctattttacaaatattaaaatattaatagatatattttaGATTAGAAAACATTATATGATAATAactaatgaaattattttagttgGACTGTTATGACTTTTTTTGATAGTCCAAAATATAGTCGATAAAATGTtctcctgttttaatagtattgatattatTCTTTCTCCTGTTTTTTTAGCACGGGCAATGTCATTCCCACTTGAGGTAGTCTATTTTCTCAACATATTTATGTTGGAACTAGATATATTAAgtaagtaaataaaaacaattaaccGATGTGGTTTGAAATTGTAATTACTACTTGGAATCTTGAccagaaaaaacaaattatacgTGATAACCAAATTGAAAGGTGGTTGTATGGAACAAAAGTCCAGAAATGTAAACTGAGATCTTTCTTAATTGGTATGAGCTAGACTGGAGAGACAAGTAATCGCACTGGTTCTTCTATATCTCctcctttttgtttgtttgaacaCAACCTTATAAACCTCGTccttatcttctttgtttttcgttttgtttaaattataagGACAACTTCAATTTGGATTGAACTGTGACCATACCATAAACTTTTCATGTGATTTGTATTGGCCACATTCACTTAAACATAATTATGTTATGGACCTTATGGCCCAGTTTTCCCTCCATTTATGAATGTACATTATACATAATGCCATCGTTTAGTTATACGTGACATATGCGCTACATATAGGTAAGTGTTATTGAACTTTTGCTGCTAGCTGAAATTCTTTTACTTTATATACATACAATCTAAGGAAGATCAGATCGTACTTGTCTTATGATTACTGGATAGTATTAATGTGTGAGAAAGGAAGTCAAGTAAAAGTTTAGGATAAATTTTGAAAGGAGGATCAAGACGTCATGGTTTGAAACACAAGGGTCACGGTTGAAGAACCCCTCGTTGTTGTTCGGTAACACCGCCATGGAGCTTGTGTATGAATCTTATTGTAATCTGAGCttttcaatagtttttttttttaaattactagcTGTTTAGATATACAAGTAGTGTTATTATGAGTCTTACACAGTGTGTAAGCAAGGGCGGAAGATACGGGAGCACGTAGTCACGTACCCCCAACTAAATATATATCGATTAGTTTTAGGAGggaaataataaattaaactggGTCAGTGGCTGCAAATCCCCCATCAGCTATCAACATCCAGTGTTTGCCATATATTATTG includes:
- the LOC108825693 gene encoding uncharacterized protein LOC108825693 — translated: MRISKQMFLRRAARRRGVQAPVVPVPPANHVALADPTVGPVVQVDHAFAGGGSASEVADVDPVVTADPMVPAEVDPMDPVEVFDDPVVPRIGSATEGCNSGMIGLKVPFGTYGNTFRFYPCSDCVITGGINYLLRGDEDYRYVPDDDCVLFPHGGLVSLVQGRVFVTFPPFKVYNHCIVSIPVGGYVQFFTEPGDQFEYDSDDGFSSDEEEALGAWVEENMGFTDEEEAMEAWVDEDMGL